A window of the Geothermobacter ehrlichii genome harbors these coding sequences:
- a CDS encoding type IV toxin-antitoxin system AbiEi family antitoxin, with protein MARLTDSERQTLEACLRNLRALDGCQADFFPSDRSEEQGRLQLQGPWGRLSYRTFTRLRLTETSAEVAIHHLRNEPDGEKPLLLTDYLPEKVAAKLRRSGIDFVDAAGNASLRQPPLFVEVSGRKRPERQPRTGRAFQHAGLKLIFLLLRQPKAAAWTYRDLAGESGIALGAVGPVLKNLEQLGHLVERNGIRQLHAADELFRRWEIGYGDRLRATLGIQPCRPVAADGIARLPDMIREQGLEDDVLIGGELGACLLLREGTPEQASLHLAGDPLRLMLKLQLIPDPAGRVHLLRRFGRVDAWRGWQPQETPLADPLLLHAEMAATATRQPQIAERLFREYLAPRFAGRPVE; from the coding sequence ATGGCGCGCCTGACCGACAGCGAACGACAGACTCTGGAAGCCTGCCTGCGCAATTTGCGGGCCCTGGACGGGTGCCAAGCCGATTTTTTCCCGAGCGACAGGTCCGAGGAGCAGGGCCGGCTGCAGCTTCAGGGCCCCTGGGGGCGCCTCAGCTACCGGACGTTCACCCGCCTGCGGCTGACCGAGACCAGCGCCGAGGTGGCCATCCATCATCTGCGAAACGAACCCGACGGCGAAAAACCGTTGCTGCTGACCGACTATCTGCCGGAAAAGGTCGCCGCCAAGCTGCGCCGCTCGGGTATCGATTTCGTCGACGCCGCCGGCAACGCCAGCCTGCGGCAGCCACCCCTGTTCGTCGAGGTCAGCGGCCGCAAGCGGCCGGAAAGACAGCCCCGGACGGGACGCGCATTCCAGCACGCCGGGCTGAAACTGATCTTTCTGCTGCTGCGGCAACCAAAGGCGGCGGCCTGGACCTATCGCGACCTGGCCGGCGAATCGGGCATCGCCCTGGGCGCCGTCGGTCCGGTGCTGAAGAATCTCGAACAGCTCGGCCATCTGGTCGAACGAAACGGCATCCGCCAGCTGCACGCGGCGGACGAACTGTTCCGCCGCTGGGAAATCGGCTACGGCGATCGCCTGCGCGCGACGCTCGGCATCCAGCCCTGCCGACCGGTCGCGGCGGACGGAATTGCCCGGTTGCCCGACATGATCCGCGAGCAGGGGCTGGAGGACGACGTGCTGATCGGCGGCGAACTGGGAGCCTGCCTCCTGCTCAGAGAAGGAACGCCGGAGCAGGCCAGCCTGCACCTTGCCGGCGATCCGCTGCGGCTGATGCTCAAGCTGCAGCTGATCCCCGACCCGGCGGGACGGGTTCACCTGCTGCGCCGGTTCGGCCGGGTGGACGCCTGGCGGGGATGGCAGCCGCAAGAGACGCCGCTCGCCGATCCACTGCTGCTGCACGCCGAAATGGCGGCGACAGCGACGCGGCAGCCGCAGATCGCCGAAAGGCTGTTTCGCGAGTATCTGGCGCCGCGATTCGCGGGCAGGCCGGTGGAATGA
- a CDS encoding HDIG domain-containing metalloprotein, whose amino-acid sequence MSYGIDRNQALDLVHQHIHSPNLIKHCLASEAVMRALARRLGEDEEKWGLAGLLHDLDVEQTADDLERHTHQTVAILNRLGVDPEIVEAIRLHNEAAHGDRRRTIFHHALAAGETITGLIIATALVYPDRKLASVKPKSVRKRFKEKAFAAGASREIIRECEQAGIPLDEFCDLCLQAMQKIAPELGL is encoded by the coding sequence ATGTCGTACGGCATTGACCGCAACCAGGCCCTCGACCTGGTCCACCAGCATATTCACAGCCCGAACCTGATCAAGCACTGTCTGGCCAGCGAAGCGGTGATGCGGGCCCTGGCCCGCCGACTGGGCGAAGACGAGGAAAAATGGGGACTGGCCGGACTTCTGCACGATCTCGATGTCGAGCAGACGGCCGACGATCTCGAACGCCACACCCACCAGACCGTTGCCATCCTCAACCGGCTGGGCGTCGATCCGGAAATCGTCGAGGCGATCCGCCTGCACAACGAAGCGGCCCATGGCGACCGGCGACGGACGATCTTCCATCACGCCCTGGCGGCGGGCGAAACCATCACCGGCCTGATCATCGCCACCGCCCTGGTCTATCCCGACAGGAAACTGGCCAGCGTCAAGCCGAAGTCGGTGCGCAAGCGCTTCAAGGAAAAAGCCTTCGCCGCCGGCGCCAGCCGGGAGATCATCCGCGAATGCGAACAGGCCGGCATCCCCCTGGACGAATTCTGCGACCTCTGCCTGCAGGCGATGCAAAAAATCGCGCCCGAACTGGGCCTGTAA
- a CDS encoding autotransporter domain-containing protein, translating to MNCHVARVLGERIAGCQWTDDFDVNGVYATCPVFFFEQSRNFGVVKHFMFISFDRVRDAFVWTDRQVAMNCRRLAEGAFTKVGADPLNLTVRVRKTGSLVADIGGRTGWMTSLGSETLVSDLEAKFNYDFDIDDHLLSAGFTGYRGATFTIYGREPERYGLVIGGGLSFLSGSGFRSSLRVQEELREGCRSFAVYGGLRLDS from the coding sequence GTGAACTGCCATGTCGCCAGGGTTCTGGGGGAAAGGATTGCCGGTTGCCAGTGGACGGATGATTTTGATGTCAATGGCGTATATGCCACTTGTCCGGTTTTCTTTTTTGAGCAATCCCGCAATTTTGGTGTAGTAAAGCATTTTATGTTTATCAGTTTTGATCGGGTGCGTGACGCTTTCGTTTGGACTGATCGGCAAGTCGCCATGAACTGTCGACGGTTGGCAGAAGGCGCCTTTACCAAGGTCGGCGCCGATCCGCTGAACCTGACTGTGCGGGTGCGGAAAACCGGCAGCCTGGTTGCCGATATCGGCGGACGTACCGGCTGGATGACCAGCCTGGGATCCGAAACCCTGGTCAGTGACCTGGAAGCGAAGTTCAATTACGATTTCGATATCGACGACCACCTGCTCAGCGCCGGATTTACCGGCTACCGGGGAGCGACGTTCACGATTTACGGCCGGGAACCGGAGCGCTACGGTCTTGTCATTGGGGGTGGGCTGAGTTTCCTGAGTGGAAGCGGATTCCGTTCGTCACTGCGCGTTCAGGAAGAGCTGCGGGAAGGTTGTCGCTCTTTCGCGGTCTACGGAGGCTTGCGTCTGGATTCCTGA
- a CDS encoding DUF3135 domain-containing protein — translation MIPDINDTRGIIEHLTDLAETDSEEFDRVSRELVEKTIESFPEAYRKRARGLQFRIDATLSRCKDPLSRMNAMVEIFWDHFQKFHDAFNNPEKVLAEEKQQRTPARVIDLRERASARRS, via the coding sequence ATGATTCCCGACATCAACGATACCCGAGGCATCATCGAACACCTGACGGATCTGGCCGAAACCGACAGCGAAGAATTCGACCGGGTCAGTCGCGAACTGGTCGAGAAGACGATAGAAAGCTTTCCAGAAGCCTACCGCAAACGGGCCCGCGGCCTGCAGTTCCGCATCGACGCCACCCTGTCCCGCTGCAAGGACCCCCTGTCGCGGATGAACGCCATGGTGGAAATCTTCTGGGACCATTTCCAGAAATTTCACGACGCCTTCAACAACCCGGAAAAGGTGCTCGCCGAGGAAAAACAGCAACGGACGCCGGCGCGGGTCATCGACCTGCGCGAGCGGGCTTCGGCCAGACGAAGCTGA